In Macadamia integrifolia cultivar HAES 741 chromosome 5, SCU_Mint_v3, whole genome shotgun sequence, a single window of DNA contains:
- the LOC122077756 gene encoding probable cation transporter HKT6 — MLPFYSLLLIATWLVPKYCLVQLNEPFLYISATTFKFVLTSTLFLTKLKMKMSKFVCFITKKLQNLSIFVNPFWIQICYFISVSSVGFLVLKVLKPRNKSFRPNDFDVFFMSVSATTVSSMSTLEMEVFSDTQLTVLTILMVLGGEVFVSVLGLHWLNSKFKKQETQNKVIDPLVVSVEDLRYKSSIRYLSYVVWAYFLVIHIVGSTMISIYMSLVSSARNVLKNKGLHLVTFSMFTTVSTFTNCGFIPTNENMIVFSKHSGLLLILIPQILLGNTLYPPCLRFLIWVLWRLTKREELNYLLRMNFSDGIGYNHLLPFLHSCLLVVTVFGFIVIQFILFCCMEWNSEALKGLNCYQKLVAALFQSVNSRHTGESVVDLSIISPAILVLYVVMMYLPPYTTFLPRKNDEQSLRSNEKMKKRREKLVENLLFSQLSYLAIFIILICITEREKLREDPLNFTVLNIVIEVISAYGNVGFTTGYSCERQLKHDGYCKDAWYGFSGRWSNEGKLILILVMFFGRLKKFNMEGGKGWKLM; from the exons ATGTTGCCCTTCTATTCTCTTCTACTAATTGCAACTTGGCTAGTTCCTAAGTATTGCTTAGTTCAGTTAAATGAACCATTCCTATATATATCCGCTACGACATTCAAGTTTGTTCTCACATCAACCCTTTTCttaaccaagttaaagatgaaGATGAGCAAGTTTGTTTGTTTCATCACGAAGAAATTACAGAATCTCTCTATCTTTGTAAACCCTTTTTGGATTCAAATTTGTTATTTTATCTCTGTGTCTTCAGTGGGTTTCCTAGTTTTGAAGGTTTTGAAGCCTAGGAATAAGTCATTTAGGCCAAATGACTTTGATGTGTTCTTTATGTCTGTGTCAGCCACAACAGTTTCTAGCATGTCTACCTTGGAAATGGAGGTTTTCTCTGATACCCAACTTACTGTCTTAACCATTTTAATGGTATTAGGTGGGGAGGTTTTTGTTTCAGTACTTGGACTTCATTGGTTGAATTCCAAGTTCAAGAAACAAGAGACCCAAAACAAAGTCATTGACCCTTTAGTAGTTAGTGTAGAGGACTTGAGATACAAGTCATCAATCAGGTATTTGAGTTATGTTGTGTGGGCTTATTTCTTGGTTATTCATATAGTTGGGTCTACAATGATTTCAATTTATATGAGCCTTGTTTCAAGTGCAAGAAATGTCCTCAAGAACAAGGGTCTTCATTTAGTGACATTCTCTATGTTCACCACTGTCTCTACCTTTACAAATTGTGGATTCATTCCCACAAATGAGAACATGATAGTCTTTAGTAAACATTCAGGACTGCTTCTTATTCTCATACCTCAAATTCTACTAGGAAACACATTGTACCCACCTTGCTTGAGATTTCTGATATGGGTTTTGTGGAGACTTACAAAGAGAGAAGAATTAAATTACTTGTTGAGGATGAACTTCAGTGATGGCATAGGATATAATCACTTGCTCCCCTTTCTGCACTCCTGCCTTTTGGTTGTCACAGTTTTTGGGTTTATAGTGATTCAATTCATTCTGTTCTGTTGTATGGAGTGGAATTCAGAAGCCTTAAAGGGTCTGAATTGTTATCAGAAGCTAGTAGCTGCACTGTTCCAGTCGGTGAACTCAAGGCACACTGGTGAATCCGTCGTCGATCTCTCAATCATCTCGCCAGCGATCCTGGTTCTATATGTTGTAATGAT GTATCTTCCTCCTTACACCACCTTTTTGCCCAGAAAAAATGATGAGCAAAGTCTTAGAAgtaatgaaaaaatgaagaaaagaagggaaaagctAGTGGAGAACCTCCTATTTTCACAGCTCTCCTATTTGGCTATATTCATAATTCTCATTTGCATCACTGAGAGGGAAAAGTTGAGAGAAGATCCCCTCAACTTCACTGTGTTGAACATTGTCATAGAAGTAATCAG TGCCTATGGAAATGTGGGGTTCACAACAGGCTATAGTTGTGAAAGACAACTGAAGCATGATGGCTACTGCAAGGATGCATGGTATGGATTCTCTGGGAGATGGAGCAATGAAGGGAAGCTCATCCTCATCTTAGTCATGTTTTTTGGAAGACTTAAGAAGTTCAATATGGAAGGGGGTAAAGGTTGGAAACTCATGTGA